Proteins found in one Amycolatopsis aidingensis genomic segment:
- a CDS encoding TusE/DsrC/DsvC family sulfur relay protein, with protein sequence MPTATYAGTEVPLGEDGFFTDPAQWREEMASEIARAEGIEELTEQHWQVIKHMRHEFAAKGTGPTVRALGKTSGVTIKDLYRLFPKGPAKTAAKIAGIPKPRGCV encoded by the coding sequence ATGCCCACCGCGACCTATGCCGGAACCGAGGTACCCCTCGGCGAGGACGGCTTCTTCACCGACCCCGCGCAGTGGCGCGAGGAAATGGCGTCCGAGATCGCCCGCGCCGAGGGCATCGAGGAACTGACCGAGCAACACTGGCAGGTAATCAAGCACATGCGACACGAGTTCGCCGCAAAAGGAACCGGACCTACGGTGCGTGCGCTCGGCAAGACCTCCGGCGTGACCATCAAGGACCTTTACCGACTCTTCCCGAAAGGCCCGGCGAAAACCGCAGCGAAGATCGCCGGAATCCCTAAACCGCGAGGCTGTGTCTGA
- the sqr gene encoding type III sulfide quinone reductase, selenoprotein subtype — translation MDTHIVILGGGTGGTLTANRLRRALGAEVTITVIDRDDDHVYQPGLLFVPFGLARPQDLVRPRARQLRSGIGYHRSAVRHVDIEHNRVHLADGVITRYDVLVVASGARLLPAETAGLAGPGWGSSVFTFYELESAAALGAALTHFDGGHIVVNVIDMPIKCPVAPLEFCFLADWYFTKRGIRERVRLTYATPLDAAFTKPVAARALGGMLAEKGIELVTEFNTGEVDGGTGLLTCYGGRTIDFDLAVVVPLHGGAAYVDRSPGLGDEFGFVPTDPGTLQSTVRPDIFAIGDATTIPASKAGSVAHFEGEILVRNIRRFLAGDEPEPAFDGHTNCFIESGFGKALLIDFNYETEPLPGHYPGEVGLPLLKESRLNHLGKLMFAPFYWHGLLPGRDIPGIHAAMPVAGKQFPAQYIR, via the coding sequence GTGGACACACACATCGTGATTCTCGGCGGCGGGACCGGCGGAACGCTCACCGCGAACCGGCTGCGGCGGGCACTGGGCGCGGAGGTGACCATCACGGTCATCGACCGCGACGACGACCACGTCTACCAGCCGGGGCTGCTCTTCGTCCCGTTCGGGCTCGCCCGCCCGCAGGACCTGGTCCGGCCACGAGCTCGCCAGCTCCGTTCCGGAATCGGCTACCACCGCAGTGCCGTGCGGCACGTCGACATCGAGCACAACCGGGTGCATCTCGCCGACGGGGTGATCACCCGGTACGACGTGCTCGTGGTGGCCAGCGGCGCCAGGCTGCTGCCGGCGGAAACCGCCGGGCTGGCCGGGCCGGGCTGGGGATCCAGCGTGTTCACCTTCTACGAGCTCGAGAGCGCGGCCGCGCTGGGCGCGGCGCTGACCCACTTCGACGGTGGGCACATCGTCGTCAACGTGATCGATATGCCGATCAAATGCCCGGTGGCGCCGCTGGAGTTCTGTTTCCTCGCCGACTGGTACTTCACCAAGCGTGGCATCCGGGAGCGGGTACGGCTGACCTACGCCACCCCGCTGGACGCCGCGTTCACCAAGCCGGTCGCCGCTCGCGCGCTGGGCGGCATGCTGGCGGAGAAGGGCATCGAGCTGGTGACCGAGTTCAACACCGGCGAGGTTGACGGCGGGACCGGACTGCTCACCTGCTACGGCGGGCGCACGATCGACTTCGATCTCGCCGTGGTGGTGCCGTTGCACGGTGGTGCGGCCTATGTCGACCGTTCCCCCGGCCTGGGGGACGAGTTCGGATTCGTGCCGACCGACCCGGGAACGCTACAGTCCACGGTTCGGCCCGACATCTTCGCGATCGGCGACGCTACCACGATCCCCGCCTCCAAGGCGGGCTCGGTCGCCCATTTCGAAGGCGAGATCCTGGTGCGCAACATCCGGCGTTTCCTCGCGGGGGATGAGCCGGAGCCCGCCTTCGACGGGCACACCAACTGCTTCATCGAAAGCGGGTTCGGCAAGGCCCTGCTGATCGACTTCAACTACGAGACCGAGCCGCTTCCGGGACACTACCCTGGTGAGGTGGGGCTACCGCTGCTCAAGGAATCCCGGCTCAACCACCTCGGGAAGCTGATGTTCGCCCCGTTCTACTGGCACGGGCTGCTACCAGGGAGAGACATTCCCGGTATTCATGCCGCCATGCCCGTGGCCGGAAAGCAGTTTCCCGCCCAGTACATCCGGTAA
- a CDS encoding PLDc N-terminal domain-containing protein, with protein sequence MKHTRWRDLGRRTQLMFAFLTGIQLTLAAVAWTDLALRPADEVRGPKRAWALVIGINFAGPLAYLGFGRRPMNPGEHAGGNV encoded by the coding sequence ATGAAACACACCCGCTGGCGGGATCTCGGGAGACGAACCCAGCTGATGTTCGCCTTCCTGACCGGCATCCAGCTCACGCTCGCCGCCGTCGCCTGGACCGACCTCGCGTTGCGGCCCGCGGACGAGGTGCGCGGGCCGAAGCGGGCATGGGCCCTTGTCATCGGGATCAACTTCGCCGGACCACTCGCCTACCTCGGCTTCGGCCGGCGGCCGATGAATCCGGGCGAACACGCAGGCGGGAACGTCTGA
- a CDS encoding MFS transporter, translating into MTTGYQNRPEPKIGVRPWLMLAMATLGFALNFWAWALLSPLGPRFKDGLGLSAFQQALLVAVPVVVGSLGRIPVGALTDRFGGRIMFPLVSGVTILPVLYLGVAGHTSFAGLLTGGFFLGVAGTAFAIGVPFVRDWFPAHRRGLAIGVFGAGMGGTAISALTTVDLAGSFGLTAPFVFTAAALACYAAVAAVVLRDAPGRNVPTEPLRSRLGAALRLPETWECSALYTVAFGGYVAFSVYLPAYLRTAYQLTPADAANRMAGFVLLAVLMRPVGGWLSDRLGPLHVLGGSMAVVATGALVQSFTPSLLPLGTITFLSIAAALGAASGATFALVALLAPANRVGAVTGVVGAAGGLGGFVPPLIMGVTYGQFGTYALGLGALTAVASAALVFTVTTVRRAIGRHDARAMQPA; encoded by the coding sequence ATGACAACCGGATACCAGAACCGACCAGAACCGAAGATCGGTGTTCGGCCATGGCTGATGCTCGCCATGGCCACGCTCGGGTTCGCCCTCAACTTCTGGGCCTGGGCGCTGCTCAGCCCACTCGGCCCGCGCTTCAAGGACGGCCTCGGGCTGTCCGCCTTCCAGCAGGCGCTGCTGGTCGCGGTGCCGGTCGTGGTCGGTTCCCTCGGTCGGATCCCGGTCGGCGCGCTCACCGACCGGTTCGGCGGGCGGATCATGTTCCCGCTCGTCTCCGGTGTGACCATCCTGCCGGTGCTGTACCTCGGGGTCGCCGGGCACACCTCGTTCGCAGGCCTGCTCACCGGCGGATTCTTCCTCGGCGTCGCTGGCACGGCCTTCGCCATCGGGGTCCCGTTCGTCCGGGACTGGTTCCCGGCGCACCGCAGGGGGCTGGCGATCGGAGTGTTCGGTGCCGGCATGGGCGGCACCGCGATCAGCGCGCTGACCACCGTCGACCTGGCGGGCTCCTTCGGGCTGACCGCGCCGTTCGTATTCACCGCTGCCGCGCTGGCCTGCTACGCCGCGGTGGCCGCCGTGGTGCTGCGGGACGCCCCCGGCCGGAACGTGCCGACCGAACCCTTGCGCAGCCGGCTCGGGGCCGCCTTGCGCCTGCCGGAGACCTGGGAGTGCTCGGCCCTCTACACCGTGGCGTTCGGCGGCTATGTGGCCTTCTCGGTATACCTGCCAGCCTATCTCCGTACCGCGTATCAGCTCACCCCCGCCGACGCGGCGAACCGGATGGCGGGGTTCGTACTGCTCGCCGTACTCATGCGCCCGGTCGGCGGCTGGCTCTCCGACCGGCTCGGTCCGCTGCACGTGCTCGGCGGCTCCATGGCCGTCGTGGCCACGGGCGCGCTGGTGCAGAGCTTCACGCCGAGTCTCCTGCCGCTGGGCACCATCACCTTCCTCAGCATCGCCGCGGCGCTCGGCGCGGCCAGTGGAGCGACCTTCGCGCTCGTGGCGCTGCTGGCACCCGCGAACAGGGTGGGCGCCGTGACCGGCGTGGTCGGCGCCGCGGGTGGCCTGGGCGGATTCGTACCGCCGCTGATCATGGGAGTCACCTACGGCCAGTTCGGCACCTACGCCCTCGGCCTCGGCGCCCTCACCGCAGTGGCCTCCGCGGCATTGGTCTTCACCGTCACGACGGTGCGGCGGGCCATCGGCCGGCACGACGCGCGCGCCATGCAACCGGCGTAG
- a CDS encoding nitrate reductase subunit alpha produces the protein MSDPLLPARRLLSRAEVSADGHTLHQIDPSEWDRFYRDRWAHDKVVRSTHGVNCTGSCSWQVFVKDGLITWEHQATDYPSAGADSPEYEPRGCPRGASFSWYTYSPSRVRYPYVRGVLLEMWREARQRLGDPVAAWAEITGDAERARTYKRARGKGGFVRSTWEEVTELVAAAHVHTTKTFGPDRVVGFSPIPAMSMASFAAGTRYHSLIGGTLLSFYDWYADLPVASPQVWGDQTDVPESADWWNSSYLVMWGSNIPVTRTPDAHFLTETRYRGAKIVAVSPDYADNVKFADDWLAPHPGTDGALAMAMGHVILTEFFRDREVPYFSGYVRRYTDLPFLVTLERRGDSFQAGKFLTAADLGEEGEGAEFKTVLLDDRTGGTVIPNGSLGFRWTESGKGRWNLELGDVDPALSLYRWAGEHLPVELPRFDVGGGEGGGTMRRGVPALRVGDRLVTTVFDLLLAQYGVYRPELPGEWPRSYADASLPYTPAWAEEITSVPAATTARIAREFARNAERSEGRSMIAMGAGTNHWFHSDTIYRAFLSLVLLTGCQGRNGGGWAHYVGQEKARPVTGMQHLAFAFDWQRPTRHMAGTAFWYLATDQWRYEGFRADELASPLGKGELAGKAFADCNAKAARLGWLPSHPTFNRNPLTVAEEAARAGRDPAEHVVAELRAGSLRFAAEDPDDPVNFPRALTVWRANLLGSSGKGNEYFLRHLLGADASVRSEETPAGSRPQEVAWHADAPDGKLDLLTTVDFRMTSTALFADVVLPAATWYEKHDLSTTDMHPFVHAFNPAIAPPWETRSDYDTFLGIADRFAELAKDHLGTRTDILAVPLAHDTPDELAQPGGRVRDWKLGECEPVPGKTMPKLITIERDYPAIGAKMRAIGPLLDELGTTTKGITYDVLPELGYLRSQNGVRTGGVADGRPSLATAEHMCEAILALSAATNGRLAAQGFQTLERRTGTRLADLGTEHAGSRISFEDTKKGPQPVLTSPEWSGSESGGRRYSAFVINVERDKPWHTLTGRQQFFVDHDWMTEFGEQLPVYRPPLNMSGHFGDQRLGTGGAEVTVRYLTPHSKWSIHSEYQDNAHMLALSRGGPTIWMSTVDAAKIEAADNDWVEAYNRNGVVVARAVVSHRMPAGTVYMYHAKDRNVNVPRTELDGKRGGVHNSLTRLLLKPTHLIGGYGQFTYAFNYYGPTGNQRDEVTVIRRRGQEVTY, from the coding sequence ATGTCTGACCCGCTGCTGCCCGCTCGCCGGTTGCTCAGTCGCGCGGAGGTCTCCGCGGACGGGCACACCCTGCACCAGATCGACCCTTCGGAATGGGATCGGTTCTATCGAGACCGCTGGGCACATGACAAGGTCGTCCGCTCCACCCACGGGGTGAACTGCACCGGGTCCTGCTCCTGGCAGGTTTTCGTCAAGGACGGGCTGATCACCTGGGAGCACCAGGCCACCGACTACCCGTCGGCCGGAGCCGACTCCCCGGAGTACGAGCCGCGTGGCTGCCCGCGCGGTGCGTCCTTCTCCTGGTACACCTACTCGCCGTCCCGGGTGCGCTATCCCTACGTCCGTGGTGTGCTGCTGGAGATGTGGCGGGAGGCGCGGCAGCGGCTCGGGGATCCGGTCGCGGCCTGGGCCGAGATCACCGGTGACGCCGAACGCGCGCGAACCTACAAACGCGCTCGCGGCAAAGGCGGATTCGTCCGGTCCACATGGGAGGAGGTAACCGAACTCGTCGCGGCCGCGCACGTGCATACCACCAAGACCTTCGGCCCGGATCGTGTCGTCGGTTTCTCGCCCATTCCGGCGATGTCGATGGCCTCCTTCGCGGCGGGTACCCGTTACCACTCGCTGATCGGCGGTACCTTGTTGTCGTTCTACGACTGGTACGCCGACCTCCCGGTCGCCTCACCACAGGTGTGGGGCGACCAGACCGATGTGCCGGAGTCCGCCGACTGGTGGAACTCCAGCTACCTGGTCATGTGGGGTTCGAACATTCCGGTGACCCGCACTCCGGATGCGCACTTCCTCACCGAGACGCGCTACCGCGGCGCCAAGATCGTCGCGGTCAGCCCGGACTACGCCGACAACGTCAAGTTCGCAGACGACTGGCTGGCTCCGCATCCGGGAACCGACGGTGCACTGGCGATGGCGATGGGGCACGTGATCCTCACCGAGTTCTTCCGCGACCGTGAGGTGCCGTACTTCTCCGGTTACGTGCGCCGGTACACCGATCTGCCGTTCCTGGTCACCCTCGAGCGACGGGGTGACTCGTTCCAGGCAGGCAAGTTCCTGACCGCGGCCGACCTCGGCGAGGAAGGCGAGGGAGCGGAGTTCAAGACGGTGCTGCTCGACGACCGCACCGGCGGGACGGTGATCCCGAACGGCTCGCTCGGTTTCCGGTGGACGGAGTCGGGCAAGGGCCGGTGGAACCTGGAGCTCGGCGACGTCGATCCGGCGCTGTCCCTGTACCGCTGGGCCGGTGAGCACCTGCCGGTGGAACTTCCCCGGTTCGATGTCGGCGGGGGTGAGGGCGGCGGCACGATGCGGCGTGGCGTGCCCGCGCTGCGCGTCGGCGACCGGCTGGTCACCACCGTTTTCGACTTGTTGCTCGCGCAGTACGGCGTGTACCGGCCCGAGCTTCCAGGGGAATGGCCACGGTCCTACGCGGACGCGAGCCTGCCGTACACGCCGGCATGGGCCGAGGAGATCACCTCGGTCCCCGCCGCGACGACGGCCCGGATCGCCAGGGAGTTCGCGCGCAACGCGGAGCGCTCCGAGGGCCGTTCGATGATCGCGATGGGTGCGGGGACCAACCACTGGTTCCACTCCGACACGATCTACCGGGCCTTTCTCTCTCTGGTGCTGCTCACCGGCTGCCAGGGCCGCAACGGTGGCGGGTGGGCGCACTACGTCGGACAGGAGAAGGCCCGCCCGGTCACCGGGATGCAGCACCTGGCGTTCGCGTTCGACTGGCAGCGGCCGACCAGGCATATGGCCGGCACGGCTTTCTGGTATCTGGCCACCGACCAGTGGCGATACGAAGGTTTCCGCGCCGACGAGCTGGCCAGCCCGCTCGGCAAGGGGGAGCTCGCGGGTAAGGCGTTTGCCGACTGCAATGCCAAGGCCGCGCGCCTCGGCTGGCTGCCGTCGCATCCCACCTTCAACCGCAACCCGCTCACCGTCGCGGAGGAGGCCGCGCGGGCAGGCCGCGACCCGGCCGAGCATGTGGTCGCCGAGCTGCGCGCCGGGTCCCTCCGGTTCGCCGCGGAAGATCCGGACGATCCGGTCAACTTCCCGCGCGCGCTGACCGTGTGGCGGGCCAACCTGCTGGGTTCCTCAGGGAAGGGCAACGAATACTTCCTGCGCCACCTGCTCGGTGCCGATGCCTCGGTGCGTAGCGAGGAGACGCCGGCAGGGAGCCGGCCGCAGGAGGTGGCATGGCACGCCGACGCTCCCGATGGCAAGCTCGACCTGCTCACCACGGTGGACTTCCGGATGACCTCGACCGCGCTGTTCGCCGACGTCGTTCTGCCCGCGGCGACCTGGTACGAGAAGCACGATCTGTCCACAACAGACATGCATCCGTTCGTACATGCCTTCAACCCGGCCATCGCGCCGCCGTGGGAGACACGTTCGGACTACGACACCTTCCTCGGCATCGCCGACCGGTTCGCCGAGCTGGCCAAGGACCACCTCGGTACCCGTACCGACATCCTCGCGGTACCGCTCGCCCACGACACCCCGGACGAGCTCGCCCAGCCCGGTGGGCGGGTGCGGGACTGGAAGCTCGGGGAATGCGAGCCGGTACCGGGCAAAACGATGCCAAAACTGATCACCATCGAACGCGACTACCCCGCGATCGGGGCGAAGATGCGGGCGATCGGTCCGTTGCTGGACGAGCTCGGCACCACCACCAAGGGGATCACCTACGATGTGTTACCCGAACTCGGATACCTGCGCAGCCAGAACGGCGTGCGCACCGGCGGTGTCGCCGACGGCCGCCCGTCGCTGGCGACGGCGGAACACATGTGCGAGGCGATTCTCGCCCTGTCCGCCGCCACCAACGGGCGCCTTGCCGCGCAGGGCTTTCAGACACTCGAGCGGCGTACCGGCACCAGGCTGGCCGATCTCGGCACCGAGCACGCGGGTAGCCGGATCTCCTTCGAGGACACGAAGAAGGGGCCGCAACCGGTACTCACCTCCCCGGAGTGGTCGGGCAGCGAGAGCGGAGGAAGGCGGTACTCGGCCTTCGTGATCAACGTCGAGCGGGACAAGCCGTGGCATACACTCACCGGGCGCCAGCAGTTCTTCGTCGATCACGACTGGATGACCGAGTTCGGTGAGCAGCTCCCGGTGTACCGGCCGCCACTGAACATGTCGGGCCACTTCGGGGATCAGCGGCTCGGCACCGGCGGGGCCGAGGTCACCGTCCGTTACCTTACGCCGCATTCGAAGTGGTCGATTCACTCCGAGTACCAGGACAACGCCCACATGCTGGCGCTGTCCCGCGGCGGGCCGACGATCTGGATGTCTACAGTGGACGCCGCGAAGATCGAGGCGGCGGACAACGACTGGGTCGAGGCATACAACCGCAACGGGGTCGTCGTCGCGAGGGCTGTCGTTTCGCACCGGATGCCTGCCGGAACGGTCTACATGTACCACGCCAAGGACCGCAACGTGAACGTGCCGAGGACCGAGCTGGACGGCAAGCGGGGCGGTGTGCACAACTCGCTGACCCGCCTGCTGCTCAAGCCGACCCACCTCATCGGCGGCTACGGCCAGTTCACCTACGCCTTCAACTACTACGGCCCCACCGGAAACCAGCGCGACGAGGTCACCGTGATCCGTCGCCGCGGCCAGGAGGTGACCTACTGA
- the narH gene encoding nitrate reductase subunit beta, with product MRVMAQIAMVLNLDKCIGCHTCSVTCKQTWTNRDGTEYVWFNNVETKPGVGYPKRYEDQQRWRGGWQLDRRGRLKLRSGGRVRRLLNLFANPDLPSIDDYYEPITYDYDTLLNAPAGAHTPVIRPKSALTGKDTAITWGANWEDDLGGAAEHAGGDPNIGGMPKAAADKVRFEFERTFMFHLPRICEHCLNPACVSACPSGAMYKRVEDGIVLVDQHRCRGWRMCVSACPYKKVYVNHHTGKAEKCTFCFPRIEAGQPTVCAETCVGRLRYIGVLLYDADAVAAAASVPDPADLLEAQREVFLDPADPAVIEAARAEGIPEDWLAAARRSPVYDLAIRYRVALPLHPEYRTMPMVWYIPPLSPVLDAVSDADGDNADPDDVFHAIRDLRIPVEYLASLFSAGDTEVVAGVLMKLAAMRGYMRERTLDGSAPEELAAAVGMPATDIEAMYRLLAIAKYEQRYVIPATHKEEAAGLAGLTTGCSLDSAGGPGMGSTDGNGGRRVHLPLSVVSGNRGREARS from the coding sequence ATGCGGGTCATGGCGCAGATCGCGATGGTGCTGAACCTGGACAAGTGCATCGGCTGCCACACCTGTTCGGTCACCTGCAAGCAGACCTGGACCAACCGGGACGGCACCGAGTACGTCTGGTTCAACAACGTGGAGACCAAGCCGGGAGTCGGTTACCCGAAGCGTTACGAGGACCAGCAGCGCTGGCGCGGTGGCTGGCAGCTGGACCGGCGCGGGAGGCTGAAGCTGCGTTCCGGGGGCCGGGTCAGGCGGCTGCTCAACCTGTTCGCCAACCCGGACCTCCCCTCGATCGACGACTACTACGAACCGATCACCTACGACTACGACACCCTGCTGAACGCACCGGCAGGCGCGCATACTCCGGTCATCCGGCCCAAGTCCGCGCTCACCGGTAAGGACACGGCGATCACCTGGGGCGCCAACTGGGAGGACGACCTCGGCGGCGCGGCCGAGCACGCGGGAGGTGACCCGAACATCGGCGGGATGCCGAAGGCGGCCGCGGACAAGGTCCGGTTCGAGTTCGAGCGGACGTTCATGTTCCACCTGCCCCGGATCTGCGAGCACTGCCTCAACCCGGCCTGCGTGTCGGCCTGCCCTTCCGGGGCGATGTACAAGCGCGTCGAGGACGGCATCGTGCTGGTCGACCAGCACCGTTGCCGGGGGTGGCGGATGTGCGTGTCGGCCTGCCCCTACAAGAAGGTCTACGTCAACCACCACACCGGCAAGGCCGAGAAGTGCACTTTCTGCTTCCCCCGGATCGAGGCGGGGCAGCCGACCGTGTGCGCGGAGACCTGCGTCGGCAGGCTGCGCTACATCGGGGTTCTGCTCTACGACGCGGACGCGGTGGCCGCGGCGGCAAGCGTGCCCGACCCGGCCGATCTGCTCGAAGCCCAGCGCGAGGTCTTCCTCGATCCGGCCGATCCCGCCGTCATCGAGGCGGCGCGCGCCGAGGGGATCCCGGAGGACTGGCTGGCGGCGGCGCGCCGCTCCCCGGTGTACGACCTCGCCATCCGCTACCGTGTCGCGCTCCCGCTGCATCCGGAGTACCGCACCATGCCGATGGTCTGGTACATCCCGCCGCTGTCCCCCGTGCTGGACGCGGTTTCCGATGCGGATGGTGACAACGCCGACCCGGACGATGTGTTCCACGCCATCCGTGACCTGCGCATCCCGGTGGAGTACCTGGCGAGCCTGTTCAGCGCTGGCGACACTGAGGTGGTCGCGGGCGTGCTGATGAAGCTCGCCGCGATGCGCGGATACATGCGCGAGCGCACGCTCGACGGGAGCGCGCCGGAGGAGCTGGCCGCCGCTGTCGGGATGCCCGCGACGGACATCGAGGCGATGTACCGGCTGCTGGCGATAGCCAAGTACGAGCAACGCTACGTCATCCCGGCGACCCACAAGGAGGAAGCGGCCGGGCTGGCCGGGCTGACCACGGGCTGCAGCCTCGACTCGGCCGGCGGGCCGGGCATGGGCAGCACCGATGGGAACGGGGGCCGAAGGGTGCACCTGCCGCTGAGCGTGGTGTCCGGCAACCGGGGCAGGGAGGCGAGGTCATGA
- the narJ gene encoding nitrate reductase molybdenum cofactor assembly chaperone codes for MTDRARVLRLVSLLLQYPDEELLAGRAELAGAVRRLTDPAQRAHLDGFLDWFLAADPLEPARHYVETFDLRRRSSLYLTYYLHGDTRRRGMALLLLKQRYRAAGLVPPAGELPDFLPIVCEFAALEGQRGEAPLRQHRQGIELIRTALHEAGSPYAGVLDALCELLPGLSAAQRRALTELAADGPPAEEVGLDPFVPPQYLTGTEARA; via the coding sequence ATGACCGATCGGGCTCGCGTGCTGCGACTGGTTTCGTTGCTGCTCCAGTACCCGGACGAGGAACTGCTCGCCGGGCGGGCGGAGCTCGCCGGTGCCGTGCGGCGACTGACCGATCCGGCGCAGCGCGCGCATCTGGACGGGTTCCTCGACTGGTTCCTGGCCGCGGACCCGCTGGAGCCTGCGCGGCACTACGTGGAGACCTTCGACCTGCGCAGGCGCAGCAGCCTCTACCTGACCTACTACCTGCACGGCGACACCCGGCGGCGCGGGATGGCGCTGCTGTTGCTCAAGCAGCGGTATCGCGCCGCGGGTCTCGTCCCGCCGGCGGGTGAGCTACCCGACTTCCTGCCCATTGTGTGCGAGTTCGCGGCGCTCGAGGGGCAGCGGGGCGAGGCGCCGTTGCGGCAGCACCGCCAGGGCATCGAGCTCATCCGTACCGCGTTGCACGAAGCCGGATCCCCGTACGCGGGCGTGCTCGACGCGTTGTGCGAGCTGCTGCCCGGGCTGTCCGCCGCGCAACGCAGGGCGCTGACCGAGCTGGCTGCGGACGGACCGCCTGCCGAGGAGGTCGGCCTGGATCCCTTCGTCCCGCCGCAGTACCTGACCGGAACGGAGGCGAGGGCATGA